A part of Lampris incognitus isolate fLamInc1 chromosome 21, fLamInc1.hap2, whole genome shotgun sequence genomic DNA contains:
- the tubgcp3 gene encoding gamma-tubulin complex component 3: MAALDQKSPNVLLQSLCCRITGKSEAEVAHQFQYAVRVIGSNYAPTIERDEFLVSEKIKKELLKQRREGDAALFSELHRKLQTQGVLKHRWSVLYLLLSLCEDPRKPSSRVGNYGALFAQALPRDAHSTPFYCARPQSLALSYGERTGASGGTTVVAGAPGAGGLSGTLGTSGISSLGVYSLNGPTPTPQSLLSGQPPQSAAGGAQSLGSRLAWALPISSSPSSALAPPTSRPPVGPPTLSNRALRPRRDGDPNSEVSEAALVRDILYVFQGIDGKFIKMSAQDNCYKIDSKVVLFKPLRDISSRLAELGWLHNKVRKYTDARSLDRAFGLVGQSFCASLHQELKEYYRLLSVLHSQLQVEDDQGVNLGVESSLTLRRLLVWTYDPKIRLKTLAALVDFCQGRKGGELASAVHAYGKTGDPQMRALVQHILSLVSHPILNFLYRWIYDGELEDTYHEFFVASDPNVKTDRLWHDKYSLRKSMIPSFIIMDQARKVLLIGKSINFLHQVCHDRTPPGKITPACKFSDTPKDAAELLSDLEGAFQEKIGAAYLDTSKYLLNVLNRNYLLLEHLQAMRRYLLLGQGDFIRHLMDLLKPELARPATTLYQHNLTGILETAVRATNAQYDNAEVLKRLDVRLLEVSPGDTGWDVFSLDYHVDGPIATVFTRECMGHYLRAFNFLWRAKRMEYTLTDIWKGQMCNAKLLKTMPELSGVLHQCHILASEMVHFIHQMQYYITFEVLECSWDELWNKVQQAQDLDHIISAHEVFLDTIISRCLLDNNSRSLLNQLRAIFDQIIEFQNAQDTLYRSALEELSLRLQFEEKKKQRQEEGVWGVTGEQEAEENKRIQDFQDTIPKMRSQLRILTHFYQSIVQQFLVLLTTSSDESLRFLSFRLDFNEHYRAREPRLRASLGATRGRRLSNI; encoded by the exons atgGCTGCCCTGGACCAGAAATCACCCAACGTGCTTCTCCAGAGCCTGTGCTGCAGAATCACGGGGAAAAGCGAAG CTGAAGTTGCCCACCAGTTCCAGTATGCAGTGCGAGTCATTGGAAGTAACTACGCCCCCACTATTGAACGTGATGAGTTCCTTGTGTCGGAGAAGATCAAGAAAGAAT TGCTCaaacagagaagagagggagatgcCGCTCTGTTCTCAGAGCTCCATAGAAAGCTTCAGACTCAG GGGGTTTTAAAGCATCGCTGGTCTGTCCTATATTTGCTCCTCAGCCTCTGCGAAGACCCCCGCAAACCATCCAGCAGG GTGGGCAACTATGGGGCGCTGTTTGCCCAAGCGCTCCCAAGGGATGCTCACTCCACTCCATTCTACTGTGCCCGGCCTCAGAGCCTGGCCCTCAGCTACGGGGAGAGGACAGGGGCCTCCGGTGGCACCACAGTGGTTGCTGGGGCCCCTGGAGCTGGGGGCCTCTCGGGTACTTTGGGGACAAGTGGCATCTCTAGTTTAGGAGTGTATTCACTCAACGGACCGACGCCAACGCCACAGTCACTACTGTCCGG ACAACCTCCCCAGTCAGCAGCGGGTGGTGCTCAGTCATTGGGAtctcgtttggcctgggctcttCCTATaagctcctctccctcctctgccCTTGCCCCACCAACTTCACGGCCTCCAGTTGGACCTCCCACTCTCTCCAACAGGGCCCTCCGCCCACGCAGAGATGGAGACCCTAATT CGGAGGTGAGTGAGGCGGCGCTGGTGCGCGACATCCTCTATGTGTTCCAGGGCATCGATGGCAAGTTCATCAAGATGAGTGCCCAGGACAACTGCTACAAAATAGACAGCAAG GTGGTTTTGTTCAAGCCTCTGAGGGACATCAGCAGCAGGTTAGCTGAGCTGGGCTGGCTCCACAACAAAGTTAGGAAGTACACCGATGCCCGAAGTCTAGACCGAGCGTTTGGATTGGTCGgacag agtttctgtgcctctctccaTCAAGAGCTCAAAGAATACTACAGGCTCCTCTCTGTGCTCCACTCCCAG CTGCAGGTGGAGGATGACCAGGGTGTGAACTTGGGAGTAGAAAGCAGCCTCACCCTCAGAAGACTGCTGGTGTGGACATATGACCCCAAAATCCGACTCAAAACGCTGGCCGCGCTCGTCGACTTCTGCCAAG gTCGGAAGGGGGGTGAGCTAGCGTCAGCGGTACACGCATACGGTAAAACAGGAGACCCCCAGATGAGAGCGCTGGTCCAGCACATCCTCAGTCTGGTGTCACACCCCATCCTTAACTTCCTGTATAGATGGATCTATGACGGAGAGCTGGAGGACACCTACCATgag TTCTTCGTTGCATCGGACCCCAACGTTAAGACGGACCGTCTGTGGCATGACAAGTACTCCCTCAGGAAGTCCATGATCCCCTCATTCATCATCATGGACCAGGCCCGCAAG GTTCTGCTGATTGGTAAATCCATCAACTTCCTCCATCAGGTGTGTCATGACAGGACGCCCCCAGGCAAAATCACTCCAGCCTGCAAGTTTTCAGACACCCCCAAAGATG CTGCAGAACTGTTGTCAGACCTGGAGGGGGCGTTTCAGGAGAAGATCGGCGCTGCCTACCTTGACACCAGCAAATACCTGCTCAACGTTCTCAACCGCAACTACCTGCTGCTAGAGCATCTCCAAGCCATGAGGAGATACCTTCTGCTGGGTCAGGGGGACTTCATCAGGCACCTCATGGACCTGCTTAA ACCAGAGCTAGCTCGTCCTGCCACCACTCTCTACCAACATAACCTTACTGGTATCTTGGAGACTGCAGTCAGAGCCACCAACGCCCAGTATGATAACGCAGAGGTCCTCAAGAGACTGGATGTACGCCTGTTAGAG GTGTCGCCCGGTGATACAGGCTGGGATGTCTTCAGTCTTGACTACCATGTTGATGGACCAATCGCTACG GTTTTCACCCGGGAGTGTATGGGCCACTACCTGCGTGCATTCAACTTCCTGTGGAGAGCCAAGAGGATGGAGTACACACTGACTGACATCTGGAAGGGGCAGATGTGCAACGCTAAGCTGCTCAAGACCATGCCTG AGTTATCGGGGGTGCTTCACCAGTGCCACATCCTGGCCTCAGAGATGGTCCACTTCATCCACCAGATGCAGTACTACATCACATTCGAG GTGCTGGAGTGCTCTTGGGATGAACTGTGGAACAAAGTCCAGCAGGCTCAGGACTTGGACCACATCATCTCTGCCCATGAAGTCTTCCTGGATACCATCATCTCTAGATGCCTATTGGATAATAACAGCAGG tCCCTGTTGAACCAGCTGAGGGCCATCTTTGACCAGATCATTGAGTTTCAGAACGCCCAGGACACACTCTATCGCTCGGCCCTGGAGGAGCTAAGTCTACGACTGCAGTTtgaggagaagaagaagcagagacAGGAGGAG GGGGTGTGGGGAGTGACAGGTGAACAGGAAGCGGAGGAGAACAAGAGGATTCAGGATTTCCAGGACACCATACCAAAGATGCGCTCACAGCTCCGCATCCTCACACATTTCTACCAG agcATAGTACAACAGTTTCTGGTGTTGCTGACGACCAGTTCGGATGAGAGTTTGCGGTTCCTCAGCTTCAGACTGGACTTCAATGaacactacag GGCCAGAGAGCCGAGGCTGCGAGCCTCGCTGGGTGCCACTAGGGGGCGGCGATTATCAAACATCTGA